The genomic stretch CTCCCTGCCCTGGGCCGAAGGCGACCGCATCCTGACCGCCCGCGCCGAGTACGCCAGCAACGCCATCGCCTTCCTGCAGACCGCCCGCCGCCACGGCGTGCGCGTCGACGTCGTACCCGATGACGCTGACGGTCAGCTCGATGTCGACGCACTGCGCGCGATGATCGATGAACGGGTCAAGCTCATCGCGATCACGCACGTGCCGACCCAGGGCGGCCTGGTCAACCCGGCCGCCGAGATCGGAAAGGTGGCCCGCCAGGCCGGCCTCGTCTACCTGCTGGACGCCTGCCAGTCCGTCGGCCAGATGCCCGTCGACGTCGGTGAGATCGGCTGCGACCTGCTCACCGCGACCGGCCGCAAGTTCCTGCGGGCCCCGCGCGGTACCGGCTTCCTGTACTGCTCGCCGCGGATCCGCGAACAGCTGGAGCCGCCGTTCCTGGACCTGCACGCGGCCACCTGGACATCGGCCGACAGGTAACAGGTCCGAGCCGATGCACGCCGGTTCGAGAACTGGGAGACCTACTACGCCGGCAAGATCGGTCTCGGCACCGCCGTGGACTACGCCCTCGACCTCGGCATGGAGGCGATCGAGGAACGGGTGACCCACCTGGCCACCATATTGCGCGCGCGCCTGCGGGCGCTGCCCGGAGTGCGGGTCCACGACCGAGGCTCGCACCAGTGCGGCATCGTGACCTTCACCGTCGAGGGCCACGACAGCCAGGTCATCGCGCGGTCCTCCGGACGCGCGGGATCAACGTCTCGGTCTCCATCGCCGACTACGCACGCTGGGACTTCGAACCCCGCTCCCTCACCTCGGTCGTCCGTGCCTCCGTGCACTACTACAACACGGACAACGAAATCGACCGGCTGATCCACGCTCTGCCACCCCTAGCATCCACCGGCCACGAAGCCACCCGGTCCTGAGGAACCGCACCCCAAGCTGGCGCGGGACGTGTGCCACGGCAAGCGCGGCACCATTCACCAGGCGTACCGGGACGGGATGGAGGACCAGCTCGGCGCGCTCGGCCTGGTCCTCCACGCCATCGTGCTCACGACGAAGTACATCGACGCCGCGGTTGCCCAGCTCCGCGCCGAGGGCCACAAGATCCCGGACGAGGACATCGCCCGGCTCTCCCCGCTCAAGCACGCGATCCTCAACGTGCTCGGCCGCTACAGCTTCACCGCCTCGCCCCCGGCCACCGGCGCCCTGCGTCCGCTGCGCGATCCGCGGCCGGGTTGGGGCTTGACGAGGACGATCAGGAGTAGAGGGGCCCTCTCGGTTTGGACCCCTCGGATGCGCACGGCTACGGTCCTGCTCGGATTCGCCGGCTGCCTTGTCACCGGCGCGGCGTTCGCTCCCTCGGCTTTCGCTGCTTCTGTGCCGAGTGCGGCGCCGATTGCCCAGGAGCAGGCGTACGCACAGCGAATCGTGAACGTCCAGTTCCCCGGACAGCCGCGCGAGGCCCATGCCTTCGACCATGTCATCCAGCAGGAGAGCACCTGGAATCCGAGGGCTGTGAACGACACGAACCCCGAAGCACAGGGCCTGGGCCAGCTCGAGCAGGGTCCTCGCGCTGGCGCCGACTACCAGGCACAGCTCAACGCTGCACTGCACTACATGCTCCAGCGCTACGGCACCCCTGACGCCGCCTGGGCACACGAGACCACCTCGGGCTGGTACTGAGCCGCCACAAAAACTGTGCCGTAGCCGATCAAGGGACCGGAATCCGCAGGTCGGGCGTAGAGCTGTGATCCTCTGTACCGCCGGCTTCGATGAGCAGGGCGGCACCGGGCCGTCGTAGGCGCCCGCACGGCCCGGACCTTGTAGGGGCGACCCGCCGACAGTGGCCCGTATCCGGTCTGAGGCTGTCGCAAGGGGGAGACTTACAGCCGCGCCCAGGCCGGGCAGCGGCCCCTGCGGCGAGGGGCGCCTGTTCGCTCGTCCTGTTGTACGGCGGCGCGCCGGAGGCGCCTGAAGAGGAGCGTGCCCATGCGTGCACGGTCAGCGTCGGCCGCGCGGAGGGGGTCCTTCGCGGCGGTTTCGGTGGCGCTGTTCTGCATCCAGGTCGATTTCTTCGCCCTCAACCTGGCCATCCCAGGGATCGCGGACGAGTTCGCCATCACGGAATCGGCTGCCCAGTGGACCCTTTCCGCGTACATGATCGCGCTGGGCTGCTTCTTCATCATCGGCGGGAGGCTGGGGGACGTTTTCGGACGGCGCGGCACCCTGCTCGCGGGGACGGCGCTGTTCGCAGCCGGCTCTGTCTGGTGTGGGCTGGTGCCGGACCTGTGGCCGTTGGTGGCGGCGCGGGTCGTGCAGGGTGTCGGTGCGGCTCTCGTCTTCCCGGTCTCTGTCGCGGTCGTCAGCAACACCTTCCCAGACGAGACCCGGGCCCGTGCTCTGGGCGCTGTGTTCGGAATCGCCAACATCGGGACAGCTCTGGGACCCTTCATCGGCGGGGGTTTCACCGAGGGACCCGGCTGGCGCTGGATCTTCTGGCTGCTGGCGCCGCTCGCCGCAGTGGCGTTCCTCATCGCCGCCCTGTACGTCCCCGACTCGCGTGACGTCTCCGCGCCCCGCCAGCTCGACCTGCTCGGCTGCGGCACAATCGTCTGCGCGGTCGCGGCACTCACCCTGGCAGTGGAACGCGGCAGCGCCTGGGGCTGGGCCAGCCCCCGCACCCTCACGCTGTTCGCGGTCTCGGCGCTGTCGGGCTGGCTCTTCCTGCTGAGGGAGCGCCACGCCCGGCATCCGCTCGTCGACCTGCACCTGTTCCGCAATACCCCCTACGTCCTGGTGACCGTGATGGGCTCGGTCTCCAACATGTGCTTCGCCGTCACGGTCTTCCTCAGCACGCTTTATCTGCAGGGTGTGCGCGGGCTGTCACCACTGAGCGCGGGCATCGTTTTCCTGGCTCCGGCGCTGCTCACGGCTCTGAGCGGTCCGCTGGGCGCCCGGCTCGGCCAGCACATGCGGCCAACGACGGTGATGGCGATGGCGGGCGCGCTCGCCGGCACGGGCATGATCACGCTCAGTTACACCACGGCCTGGTGGCTGTACGTGCCGGTGTTCGCGTGGTGCGGCCTCGGGCTGGGTCTCGGCTACACCTACTCCAGCGTCGCGACGCAGCAGGTCGTACCGGCCGCCCGGGCGGGCGAGGCGTCCGGGGTGCTCCTGACATTCATGATCACGCTGGGGGCGATCGGGCTCGCCGCGGTGGCGGCCGCCCTCACGGCAATGACCCCGCAGCGGGGGCCGGACGAGGTGTACGAGGCGGTGCTGCGCATCGGCGGGGCGGCCAGCCTGGCGGTGTCGGGTGCTGGCCTGGCCGTACGTCGTCGGCGTGAGGGACCCGGAAATCCGGCGCAGGCCAGGAGGTGAGTGCCTTGATTCCCCTACAGATGTCAAGCTGCGGTTGGGGTGGGGGCCGTGGGGCTGCTGGCTGTCGGGTGCTGTCACGTTGTCGGTGGCGGGGTGGGATGATCTTCGATGTCCCCAACGGGAACTCCTCTTCCCCGGCTCTTCACAATCCAATGATCAGGTTGTCCACGGCCAAGGGCCAGGCCCCGCCCTCCACGCAGCACGCCAGGCCCTGTCCCAAGCCACGCTGTCCGCCTACGGGCCTTGTCACGTTGTCGGTGGTGCGGCTGACTGAGGGTGCGTCAGGGCATACGGGGCCCGGTCTGGCCCTCGGTTCAGGCCATGGTGGGCGTGCCGGTGGCACCGGCGATCCGGAAACACGTCACCGCCGCCGTCGGCATACCCGCCACCGCGTGAACCACAGGCAACCCCAGCCCCGGCATGCCCTGACGCACCCTCAGTCACCCACGCCCCCGATAACGTGACAGCACCTGTGTCGGGGCCAGGCCGGGTCGTGGTTCAGACGGAGGCAAGCAAGCCGGCGCTGCCGATGATGCGGCTCCAGATGGTGAAGCGGATGCTCATTCCGGGGCGGTGGCGGCGGCGGTCATGTGGTGGCGCCCGGGCGATGATGACCATCGCCACCCGTGACATTTCCCGGTCAGAGCCCCCTCTTAACGAGTTCAAGGAGTGTCGATCGTGCGGCGCATGCTGATTGTCCTGACTGCCTCCGGTGCCGCCATGCTGATCGGCTTGGACATCACCGCCGTCACAGTGGCGCTGCCCGCCATTGGCAGCGACTTGGGTGTGGGGGTGAACGGCCTGCAGTGGGTAATGGCCTCCTACGCGCTGGTCATGGCCGTGCTGCTCCTGCTGGCCGGAGCCGCCGGGGACCGGCTGGGCTACCGGAGATCGTTCTTCATCGGCATGGCCGTCTTCACGGTGGCCTCCGTGCTGTGCTGTCTCGCACCCAATGCCGAACTGCTGATCGTCTTTCGCGTTCTACAGGCTGTCGGGGCCGCAGGAATCCTGCCGATCGGTATGTCCATCGTTGCCCATACTTTCGAAAACGAGGCGCAGCGCAGTCGCGCAGTAGGAGTATTCAGTAGCCTGTACGGCCTGGGTCTCGCGCTCGGTCCGCTCTTCGGTGGCCTGCTCGTGGCGGCCGTGGGCTGGCGCGGAATCTTCTGGATCAATCTTCCCGCAGGCGCCCTCGTCATGGTCCTCACAGCTGCATGCGTGCCCGACCTCCACGTCGGCAGGCCACGCTCCTTGGATGTCTTCGGTCAGCTCCTGGTGATCGCACTGCTCGGACCGCTCATCTTCGCGATCATCGAGGCTCCGCAGCTCGGATGGGGCTCCGTGCCCATCCTCTTGTGTCTTGCTGTGTCGGCGGCTTCGTTGGCTGCGTTCGTGACGTGGGAGCGGCGACAGGTCGAGCCGATGGTGGACCTCCGACTGTTCGGCAGCGCTCCGTTCACCTGTGCCGCGGGCATCGGTTGCGCCATCTACGGAGCGTTCGCAGGGGTTCTGTTCGTGTCCACGCTGTACTTGGACGACATCAAGGGATTCTCTGCTCTCCGTGCCGGGATCTGGATGCTGCCGATGGCAGGGATGGTGGTGTTGTGCGCACCACTGTCAGGATGGCTGACCGGCCGCTACGGGGCCCGGCCCTCGCTGGTGACGGCCGGATGGGCAACCATGCTGGGCGGCCTGGACTTCGCCCTCGCGCACGCCGAAACCCATCCCGCCCTGCTCCTCATCGGTTTCGTCCTCTTCGGAGTAGCCATGGGCATGGCCAACCCGCCCACGACCCTCATCGCGATTGCCGGCATGCCGAAGGAGCGGGCCGGTCTCGCCTCGGCCATCCAAGTGACCTCCCGACGTGTCGGCTTCGCGCTGGGGACCGCGGTAGTCGGCGCTGTTCTCGCTTCCGGCTGGCACCGGTCCGACTCGGCGGCACATTTCACCACGGCTTCCAGGGCTGCATGGTGGATCATTACCGGGTGCGGAATCGCCGCCATCGCACTGGCCATTGTCGGGACGGGCAGTTGGGCGGCGGCCACGGCGGCCCGAGCCGCTGCGCACATGAGCAGGCGGTGAGCACCGCCACACCGGCAACAACTGGTCAGTCTGTTACCGCAATTGTCTGACTGTTTTTACCGGGGTGAAGTAGAGCCGCGGTTCCGGTCTGTTTGGGAGCCGGTTGTTCTCCGGTGAGTTCTTGGACTCAACCGGTCGTTGCAACACAGGCCTGTTGGAGCAACAGTACTTGCTCGTTGAGTGCCTCGGCTGGGGTCTTCCAGCCGAGTGTCTTGCGTGGTCTGGTGTTCAGTGCGTGGGCG from Streptomyces sp. NBC_01264 encodes the following:
- a CDS encoding MFS transporter, which encodes MRARSASAARRGSFAAVSVALFCIQVDFFALNLAIPGIADEFAITESAAQWTLSAYMIALGCFFIIGGRLGDVFGRRGTLLAGTALFAAGSVWCGLVPDLWPLVAARVVQGVGAALVFPVSVAVVSNTFPDETRARALGAVFGIANIGTALGPFIGGGFTEGPGWRWIFWLLAPLAAVAFLIAALYVPDSRDVSAPRQLDLLGCGTIVCAVAALTLAVERGSAWGWASPRTLTLFAVSALSGWLFLLRERHARHPLVDLHLFRNTPYVLVTVMGSVSNMCFAVTVFLSTLYLQGVRGLSPLSAGIVFLAPALLTALSGPLGARLGQHMRPTTVMAMAGALAGTGMITLSYTTAWWLYVPVFAWCGLGLGLGYTYSSVATQQVVPAARAGEASGVLLTFMITLGAIGLAAVAAALTAMTPQRGPDEVYEAVLRIGGAASLAVSGAGLAVRRRREGPGNPAQARR
- a CDS encoding MFS transporter, translating into MLIVLTASGAAMLIGLDITAVTVALPAIGSDLGVGVNGLQWVMASYALVMAVLLLLAGAAGDRLGYRRSFFIGMAVFTVASVLCCLAPNAELLIVFRVLQAVGAAGILPIGMSIVAHTFENEAQRSRAVGVFSSLYGLGLALGPLFGGLLVAAVGWRGIFWINLPAGALVMVLTAACVPDLHVGRPRSLDVFGQLLVIALLGPLIFAIIEAPQLGWGSVPILLCLAVSAASLAAFVTWERRQVEPMVDLRLFGSAPFTCAAGIGCAIYGAFAGVLFVSTLYLDDIKGFSALRAGIWMLPMAGMVVLCAPLSGWLTGRYGARPSLVTAGWATMLGGLDFALAHAETHPALLLIGFVLFGVAMGMANPPTTLIAIAGMPKERAGLASAIQVTSRRVGFALGTAVVGAVLASGWHRSDSAAHFTTASRAAWWIITGCGIAAIALAIVGTGSWAAATAARAAAHMSRR